One Candidatus Krumholzibacteriia bacterium DNA window includes the following coding sequences:
- a CDS encoding anti-sigma factor has product DVVWSSSRQEGAMKIGGLAANDPGEFQYQLWIFDQGRDERFPVDGGVFDVPSGADEVIVPISAKLDVDRPYLFAVTVEKPGGVVVSSRERIAILAQPPEQG; this is encoded by the coding sequence GGACGTGGTGTGGAGTTCGTCGCGGCAGGAGGGCGCCATGAAGATCGGTGGCCTCGCCGCGAACGACCCGGGCGAGTTCCAGTACCAGCTCTGGATCTTCGACCAGGGGCGCGACGAGCGCTTCCCGGTCGACGGCGGCGTCTTCGACGTCCCGTCCGGAGCCGACGAGGTGATCGTTCCCATCAGCGCGAAACTCGACGTCGACCGGCCCTATCTCTTCGCGGTGACCGTGGAGAAACCCGGAGGCGTGGTGGTGTCGAGCCGCGAACGGATCGCGATCCTGGCCCAGCCCCCCGAGCAGGGCTGA